The DNA segment TGCGCTCGATGGGCGCAAGGGGCGCCAGCATCCGGCGCGCGAGTGTGACCTCCCCGCGGTCGAGTGCACACGGCCACCAGAGCGGGCCGCTCCCCCAAACCTGTTGGCGCCGTTTCTCCCCACGTGCACCGGCAGCAGCGCCCGAGCCCTGGATGCGACCATAGAAACCGGCACGGAGTGTGCAGACCCAATCTTTTCACCGGGAGCCGTCGACCGGCTGTCCGAAACAGGCCACGATGGGGAAGAGACGGAGACCAGCTGCCGTGCGTGAGACGGGTGCGCACCGCTAGCACAGGAAGGGAACACAGCATCCGTGTTCAAGCAGTGAAAAATCACACTTTTTCTTTTGTCCCAATCAGTTTTCCGCTCGGAGGAAAACGCCCGCGAGACATTTCCAACTTGAGAGCAGAACTGGTTCTTTTGCGCAAAGTGACTGTTCCCTTTTATTATACTGGCCTGTACGTCCGCTCAAGGAACAGAAATGCGCTGCTGCGGGAAGGGAAAAACAAAGTAAATGAGGAGAGGCGTGTTGGCACTGCGCAGTGCAATTCAACAGCAGCAGACCGCGACCGAAAACCGTTTGTCTTATGTATGGCAATGGAACGAGACCGCGAGCGACGAATGCATTCACCGCTTCGCCAGGCCACGGCTTACGAAGACGTAAAAGCAACAAACTTTAGCCAGGCAAGTGCGTGCCCGAAACAAAACCCGCGACACAGAAAGCAGTCAATGCGTCGATAATTGTTAAAACGGAGCAAATTCGCCCAGAAAGCCGAAGCGGAAAACAATGCGCTCACGGAAAATGCGTGTGCGAGCGGGGAAAGGAAAAATAAGGACTAAAGAAAAACGCCCCACTTGTCGACTTTTTGTTTTCCGCTTTCCGGTCATTCCCAGGGACCGCGCCCACTGCGCGCTGGATTCTGGCACGCAATCACAGCCTTTGCCTGGGGACACGAGAAAGCAAACTGGAACTTTTGATTGGGCAGGTTTTGTGGccacacggcggcggcggctgcggacTGCCTCGGACGAAGCGCTCAACAGGAGCCAATAACGCCGTTGCATAAAGGACCAGCCTTCTCGGCCGCGCTCCACTTCCGCGCACTGCACGGTACGCACACTCGACGTCAGACGAGATGAGCGCTACGGCGCTCGCGCGATCCGCGCTACTCCCGGAACTTGGCGCCGAGACCAGATGGAAATCGGCAGGCACGAAATCGCCCGTTCCCACACGCGCCAGACCTGCACCACGCGACGACCGCGCAAAACGGCTGGCCGCCCTGCTCGGGGACGGTAAATCTGCcgcatgacgtcacgaccctagCGCGTGTGAAGCACACACTGACTCGGAAAGGCAGTCGGAACGCAACTCCTCAAGTCTGGCAGCCGGGAAAAAGGTTTTGCAACACCGAGCAAACACACATACACCTGGCGTGTTTTCCGATAGCCAAGAAGAGGGGGAGAGAAGGGACGGGAGGTGGAGAGAGCGGccgcctcccccccctccccccccccccccccacacacacacaaccggCGACATGGATGCGACACGCGAATGCCTTACTGAAGAcgctaacaaaaaaagacaaaaaaaggaaaaaaatgagggAGAGATCCTCTTTCTTTGTGGTAGAACCGCATTCGCATAAACAGGGTGTTTCACCAAGGactttctgcaattttttaaagAATAGGCTTTTTTTAATTAGAACGCTTTTTTTCAGCGgttgtagtacatcagaatacagctaagacgtactAACTAGcgggatggttaactaatattgaatagttaactattactgttgggctccttaattattgaaaagcgtgtagcccaccgtaagcaatttacttatcagtttttagaacttcggaAACGccgttaccctcagcgctgtggctcaacaaattttggctatttcgacaagttacCTGCAgtagagaggttgctttgcccgcaagcgtctcgaaagcgcatgtagttTGGCGCGACATAGCCAACTCTGGTGCATTACAGCGCTATTACagcgctggcaatgctatgccgaaaaaagcggtcttctaactcaagaagcctaGTTTTTCAAAATTGCAGAAAGTCTTGGGTAAAACACCCTGTGTAGGTAGGTGCCAAACGCAACGTGAGCAAAACTTTTGAAGAGAAACTGCACGGCACATGTTTCAGAAATGACACTGAAGCCGTAATGCTGGCGATCATGTAGCGCAAGCAGAACTGCTGCTGCACATACGCTTCCCAGTTTCAACTAGAATGCTGCAAGGCGTGAAAGCAAACCAGAAATGTCGCGATCTCCGCATTCTGGACGTATTCACCAAGGCCACTGGCAGTGACCGCGGCTGCGCGAATCTGGGCACGCCATTGGCCGCGAAGAGGGGTGGCGCGGACCCTTGGGATGTATTCGGCATGCTTCGATGACGGCGCAGAAAACCCCCCTTATGAGAACTGCACTGCTTCCGGTTCTTTTTACGCCAACTTTTTACCTCAAACACTCTATTCTATGAGACGTTATGAGGCAACTTCTACTCGACGGCTATGGATTAATTCCAACCACTCGGGGcctcgcgtttcgcctccatcgaagtgcggaATCTAATGCCGAAGCCACAGGGCCACCGCGGCGTAAAGTTGGTAGGGTAAATTGAACTATATGCATACTGCCCTACGCAGCCGCCGACAACGCAGAGCAAGCCATTCGTGAATCGGACGAAAAGAGTGGACAAGGCGCGCATACTCCCTCTCCAACGTTTACAGCACGTCCAAAACAAGCACTCTGCACTGTTGCAAGCGCGCCTTTACGCTTGCTACCGACTCCGCACGTACGAGAGAAGACAATGTGCTGAGACAAAGCAGGAGTGGGTCGCGGGGCCGCCGGTGAGGCAGCTCACCCCGGCAGGACCCGACGGCAACAACCGATGGTCTCGGGCCGCGCAGACCGGCAGCGGCGCCGCCCCCGCAGAACCGGCTAGTCGCGTTCCATCAATCAGTCGCGGGACACGACATCGACAAAGCAGGCGCTTTTCACTCTCGTCGTGCCAGCCGAAAAGGTGGCTCGCAATCCCCGGGACGGGTTTTCCCGCCTCGGTCTCGAAGCGAGACGGCACCACCAGGACTAGCTTCATCGATCCTGTACGTCGACGCAATGCTTGGCGGTCACGGCTAAGCCGTCCACGTGATTAGTTCGCGACAACGCTGCTCATGCTGAGACACAAATCATTCATGCAACTGTCGTGGGCTCCGCGCAACGCCGTTTATAGGCGCACATAAGCGATGTACTGTCGGACGCAAAAGGCACTAGCGCTTCGTCGCTTTCCGGCAGCGCCTACTGGTCCAGACAGGGAAGAAGGTGACCGTTTTCATCCGGAGGCGCGTCATTTCGACGCGTGGCGCTCCAGCTGGGCGAAAGGCGCCACAAAAGCCGCCAGCCATGCCAGTGCTGTATACCACTTGTGCGCCCGACAGCGCGTAATGGTTCCCAAAGCCGGTACGTTGTTAGTTCCTGAAACGCGTCCTACTCTAGCATTTAGCGCCAAGCTATTCGTGCAGCTGGAGCGCGAGTCCttgcattaaaaaaaggaaaaaaaaatccacgAAGAAGGAAGGGAGAAGTTCAATCCGGAAGATAAGGTTTATCGAATGCCACGAGCCTCACAATAACAGCCCCCTCGGGCACTTCCTGGTCCTCTCAGGGGAAGGGCGTTAGCGGCAACGCACAAAAAGCACCACCGGTAGGCGTCGTTAGCCGCCGTCCGCGGATCTGTCGACGAAGCCGCTCGGCGACGGGAAACATCCCCAGGCACGCTTTTCACCCAGCGGCTCGCACTAGCCCGCGTGGGCGACCAGGCGGCGGCGGACTCTCGCTCCACCGCCTCGGGGCTACCCGGCGAGGGGAGACGATGAACTCCGCAGGGCGGCACAAAGGCGAGCCGCATTCCTGCTCGGTGAGAGAATGCCGAGGAGCCCCGCACACAGCGAAGCTGAGCGGGGGTGCCAGTAAAACCCCTTCGGAcgacacgcgcgcgcacacaaacaATTGAGGCAGGTTCAAACCAACACAGCAGTGAAGATAAGGCGCTGTCAAGTCTGACACTCTGCCGGTACACCATTTCCCACATTGGAGCGTGTTACGTCGAACCAAAATCAGATGAAGCAGCACTCTCCTTTTTGCGATTTTCCATGCAACGCCGAGCATTTTCTGGCGAGGGCCCGGAGAGAAGAGCTTGTCGACACGAAGCTCTCTCACTCGCGCACAACAAAGAGCCAGCGCCGGGCGTGACTTCTGAGGTGTTCCTGGTTGAGCCCAGAGAGTCATCCACAATTTTTGCTTTCTTTGCTCGTCAGGGGACCGGGGCGGAATGCGCTGGGCCAGGTGGCAAAGTGCGCCGCAGCGGCAGTTCCCCCGAGCACTCCGAAACCCGCCCCGCGCTGCCTTCCGCGCCTGCCGGGGTCAAGGCCAGTCGACTCGGGCGTCTTTTGCGACGACCTGCCAGGGACGCTTCGCACCAGCATCACTCACGGTGGAAAATTCAATTACGCCCGCCTTTGTAGCACGCACCCGCGCGGCAGGAGGCAGCCATCCCTCGAGACTCCCAAAACCCACGCTGGTCTTTATGCTGCCGGCTCAGACTGGCAGCTTTCTTTGCGCAGCACGCGAACGCGGTGGCACTGCTGCCAGCGTAAACGAGTTCCCTTTAACCCATTCAACCTGCTCCTAGGCCATGTGTCTGCATGATTAGCCGCCGGGGCAGATTTACACACTGCGAATGTTAAAACGCCACGAAAAGGGCAGAGCGCTAGTTCGCAAAGATTGATGAGTGGATGTGTCCCTTGCCGTCTTCGCAGGACCAGCGCTGTCCAGGGATGTGGCTGCTGCTGAGCGCCGCACTGGCGCTGCTCGCGGCGTCGCCCGGCGTGCGAGCAAAGTGCCCGTGGTCGCGCGACCTTGTCGACCTGCACGCCGACTGCATCTGCGCCTACAGCAGCACGCAGCGCCTTTCCGTCCAGTGCAGCCCGGTAAACTTCGCGCGACTCATGAACGCGCTACACGCGTCCGCCCAGAACGTGCCCATCGACCTGCTGCACATCAACAACAGCACGGTCGAGGAGCTGCCGGACGGCGCTTTCGCCAAACTGGACATCCAGTCGCTGCACCTGGCGCGCTGTCAGCTGCGCCACGTGTCCGAGCGAGCGTTGCTGGGCCTCGAGAACAGCCTCGCCAGCCTCAGCCTGCCCGACAACCGGCTCGAGGAGGTGCCCGTGGCAGCACTGCGGCGACTCGCCTCGCTCCGCCAGCTGGACCTGTCGAGCAACGCCATCCGGCACGTACCCGACGGTGCCTTCAGCGGTCTGCCCCTCAACACGCTCAAGCTGGCCGACAACGAACTGATCATCGCGGACGACGCATTCGCCGGCCTCCAGGACTCGCTCAAGAACCTCAACCTCAAGGGCACGGGCCAGGAGCGCGTGCCGCGGGCAGCCGCGCAACTCACCTCCCTCGCCTTTCTGGACCTGGCGCAGAACAAAATCGCCCAGCTGGCGCCCGAGGACCTGGGCGGCATGCACACGCTTACCGCGCTCAATCTGGAGCGCAACCGCATCGTCAAGATCGACGCGGACGCCTTTGCAGGCATCAACGACACGCTCAGCTCGCTCTCCTTGCTCAACAACCTGCTGGTGGAGTTCCCAAGCCAGGCGCTGGCCACACTCACCGAGCTTCGGGTAAGCAGTTCACGCATCCGTTAACGCTATTTTTTGGCGCGTCTCGGCTAAACACGCGAAGCGGGCAAGGCTGTCCTGCGCATGGCGCTGAGATCCCAAAATGGCCAGGAATTTCACCCCTTTTTGTCCCACGTTACTTCCGGTGCACCGTCCCCACATCTCAGTGAACTTTCTGGTGCAACCTAACATCCATACCATTGGTCCATTATTGTGGTTTTGTGAACAAGAGTGAGTAAAAGAGAAGCTCACAGAATAGGAGAGGGGTAAATAGGAGGGTGTAGGGAGAATGAATGAACTTCGCCCATTTTCTGTCACGTACAAAGATGTCATCATACCAAACTCTCAGGATGCCCTCAATTTTCATAAGAAAGCACACTCCTGTTGTGAGGAGTGTGTTTACGCTCCACCTCACAAGTAGTTTGTAGCGCTGTGAAGGCTGCAACGATCCTAGCCAATCAGAACGCCGTGCACTgcaaaacgtgttcctctgacCTCCTCACCCTGCGACTGGTGGCTCTATCCCTGGGAAGGGTAGAGCACCAATGTCCAGCTGCTGCGCGCAGGGGAGTTGGCCAACTCGGCGGATGCCATGTTTATGAATGGTGGCCCACCACTTCTCAGCAGGCCTCCACAGTGCTGTGTTTTTGAGGACTTTCGTTGCTAATTTAACCAGTGAATGAAATGCTCGCTGTACTTTCCAAACACCATCCTGAACTACCTCTTCAATTACTGCAACAATTGTTTGAAAAGTAGTCACAACACTGCTCAAATATTTGAGGGACTAATTGTTGCCTTCCCTAGCCCTAGTTGGACGAGAGAACTCtacctttcacagtgctgcaaacaatTTGTGAGACGGAGCATATAGCATATGTGCACTATAGAATTGGCACAACTGTTTCCATTGTCACTTATTTCATCTCTCCAGATGCTttcaaatcaagaaattgcaTTTTTTATGTTCTCAATTAACAGGGTGATTCCTGAGCAAGTACCAGCAAAAGTAAATTAGAAACAATCAGTTTCACAAAAAGACTGGTGCAAACACCAAATTTTAGTCGCGTGTTTCTTTACTGTAGTGATGTATAAGGCATTAGTGAATATACTTCACCATGGGGAATTTAGTTATTTCAGAGTTGGCTTACGGTTATGTGAGGTATCAAAAAATGCGATATTATAGCTCATTGTTCATTCATTGTCAGTTCGGCTCTTCAGGCCGCCTGGCATAAAAGTTGGAGTTATTTAAAATCAACAAAGAATTATTCCTAGTTTAattgtgcctcacgtgacctgaactAAACTGTGACATCATATCAGCTATACAGCTGTTCgaacaaaaacaaacagcacgagagaaaaaatttgacaaAATATTGCATTCTTTGCATTTTCCTGCAGGTCCTTGACCTTGGATTCAATGGAATTCGGAATCTCCCGGATGATGCCTTCGCAAACAATCCATTCCTGACACTCTTGGCTTTGGATGGAAACCCAATGGCAACCATACCACTAGAGCCTTTCCGGCACCTCAACACTACACTCAGAGGAATCAGTATAGGAGGTGGGTGGTGTTAAGGAATGTTTTGCAAGCTTCCAGGTACAGATAGTTTCAATATGACAGGGAACACATTATCTCGATTCAACCAGTGATTACTCCACGTCAGTGAAAAGTACACTTTTTCTTTGTTCCAAGCAGTTTTCTTCGGGATGGACAGCGCACTCAAGACACTTTCAAATTCAGTGTAGAAGTAACAACAGACCTAGTTCTTTCGTATCACAGCAAACTGCACTCTCCAAAGTGAAGAGAACTTTCTTTCCCACCCTTGCAAGACTAAGAAGTGCAAAAAGTGCTAGCAGAGTTTCCCTGCATTGTGCAGCAGGAAACCCACTGGCCTGGGGACTTTTGCACAGCACAGTGCACACATAGGAGTTGTATCTGAAAAATATCCGACTGCATCTGATCATCTCGAAAACCTGGACCTAACCTTGCACCCGATTTGGCCATCTGCTATATATAGGACCTCAGTGTGCAGTCGTGGACGGAATAATATAAACAAGTATTCTGTATTCAATCTCTTCTGTCACGTTGCATAACGGAGATGTAAATGTCTGCTGCTTTTGTGTGGAAGGGCAAAAGTAAACACTACTTGCATATGCATCAAGCATTCATAACTTTTTGCTAAGTAACACGTCAGAAGACTTCGATTGCCAAAATGTGGTCTATATTTTTCTGTCTGCGACTGTATATAGATGAGCCACTACATTTGTTTCCATCTCCTTAACCTATTCGCTTCTGCTATTTCATCTAAGTCCCCGTGCAGCATTCTGCGCTGTCTTCCTAAGCACGCAGCAAAACCCCGGTCGCTtgaaacaatcagcaatacctcgTACTACAGATGTCAAAGCggaacaaattttgttttatttggttCTCAGAACATGCACACACCAACGAGATGTAgatatttttttcgtgtgtgcaAATCCATAAACCATTCAAGCATGCGAAGTGCGGTGTTGCATTTTTCGAAATCCCAACAGCTCTCGCTTCTATTGCTGTGGGCTTTGCAGATGACGCATCTGCATGATGGGTTCTGTTCCATGGTGTGAGGAAGTATTTCCCAAGCAAAATGAGCCCATTCACAAGCCTATGCACGCATTGGAGATGAAGCTGCAGCTGGTTTACCTCTGCGCTTGTATCGAGGCAATAGATTCCTTAACGATATGTTCTAGGCATTTTTTCCCCCGCATAAATTATTTCCGAACCTAGTGGACAGCTACTGCCATCTGGCATAGAAACTACTAACCAAATCTAAGGAGCTTATGTGGTGCCATCTGTTATTTGGTGACAGTAAACATCCTTTCAGGCTGACAACATTTTGCAGTCTTTTCCCACTTCAGCCTTTTCACCACTGGACAGCAGCAAATCGCCACCTTTGGAAGCGAACAGGTTAACCACCAATGAGACATTTCTAACTGGGATGATGTGCAGTGCTGGCATTATGATTAGAACAGCAGATAGGCTTGATCTGTGTATTCACATTAACATCTTTGCACCTATCTACGACCTGTTTGTACCAGAAAGACTCATAGAATCACTCACAAAAGTTTTATGAATCGATTGAACAGTTTATCAAAATGAGTGCCTCAAGCTAAAACCAGAAGATTAAATGCACTATGCCATTTAAGAACATGCCAGTGACGCTGCACCTCGCTGAACAGCAATTTGCTGCCACTGAGCACCTAAAACCACAGATGGCGACTCACATGGGCAATGAGCCCCTTCTAGCAGATGGCCAGATTGGGTGCAAGCCATCTGGTTGGATACCTTTAGGGCAGACCTCATGTATATATGCCTGAATATATCAGTGCACCAAATTAGTCCAGTTTCATGTCTAGGAGCAATGCCATGAAGACAGCTATGAATTGACTTGGATCACTTGGCGCTCttttacacacacacaggaaCTTTGGTCGCGAGGTAGTACCTCATTGTAAACACACCAAACCTTTGACTTCCTGCTTAGCGGCAGGACATCTTGGCTTACAGCCTCCACAGTGTGTTGAGCGTGCGCACATAAATGTTCACGCCAAACTCTTTTTACTTGATAAATTTTTTCCTGCCTCTTCAGGTGCTCAACTGGCAACATACAGTACAAAGATGAATAAAACAAACGTAGAATTAGCTAAAACTGAGAACTTCATAATTAGACACTGTGAGGGATGCACTGGTACTGCAGAGCTTATTGCCACAACTGTGTGAAGTGAGTCCATACGCAATGATTCTCTAACAAGTATAAGTTGAGGAAAATCTGTCCATCAAGAACTGTTATGTGCATGTAATAAGCAAACCTGCGCACAACTAAGCAGGTGCACAGAACTATGGATAGCATTTGTGTCAGTCATCCAACAAAGACTTATGAGGACAACTTGCATGCAAAAGCAGACAAAAGCTATCACCATATCCACAATCCAACTACCATTAGTGCTGGGGACATTCCCTGCATGGTGTAAACAGTTGGTAAACATCTGATAAAGACAATTAAGCTTTTCTACATAGAATGAAACTCCTTGAATACATAGAGAAGCAAATACAAGAAGCATTCTTAAAAGATTTCATCTTTCTCAGTTTCATATGTTTCATGCGTTCTTTggctaaaaacaaaaacaagcagcTATACTAAAGAACATAAGTAAAGTTTCAAATGAGCTACTGCTTCTGACATTACTTTTGCTTCAATATTGCAGGACCCTACCTTGAGTGTGACTGCAGGATAAGATGGATTGCAGAGTGGATTGCAAATAAGGATCTTCAAGTGACAAGCCGCGAGCGAAACCCTCAGTACTGTGGCAAACCTGATCACTTCAAGCGTCGTACTTTTGCTAAAATTGAGCCTTCTGAGTTTATCTGCAATGTGTCAACTACAAcgacaccgccaccaccaccaaccaCTGTTTCCCTCACAACCGAAATGGAGACTGAGCCTGCAGTAGCAACCAGCACAAGGTCACCACCCACAACAACTCCAGccacaacaacaactacaactacCACAACCACCACTACTACAACTACGGCAGTGCCTCCTGTGGAGCCAGTCATTACAACCACAGTTCCTGAGCCAACTAGCGTTCATATCGATGAGCTGCTGGTTGCAGAGACCACCACATTTCGGGAGCCATTCGTTTCTTCGAGTGAGTCAGCAGCTGATGTTATCACCTATGCTCCGGAGCTGACGGATGCACCTGCACCCTCCCAGAGACAAGCCAGCGACAAACATGTTCGGCCATTACTATCATCACCAAGAAATCAAGACAACGAGGTACCATCGAACAAAGTTCCACTAGTTCCACACATTGTGAATGCTCAGAGAAAAGATTCAGCAGTCACCATTGAATGGCAGACAGAGGGTGAGTCGCCGTTGGGCTTCCAAGTAGTCTACCGACTATTCGGAGAAAAGATCTACAGACATGGTCCCGCGCTACGGCCAGATCAGAGGAAATACACAATGCAAAACTTGCCTACAAATGAATGTCTAGTTGTGTGCGTTGTAAATTTGCAGGATGCACAAGACATTGGCATAGATGACGTGCTACCATCTCAGTGTAAGGAGCTCAAGCTTGAGCGTTATGTCATTGCTCATTTAGACAAAATTATCATTGCATCCTCGGCAGCTGTATGTGGCATCATCATACTGGCTGTCATCATCTTCCTCTGTTGTTGGCGCAAAAAACAAGGCCGCAGCAGCAGTCCCAAGTCCCGCTTGCCATTGCCAACGTCCACCGTCCACCCAACTGTCAAGCCCACTGATGAATGGGAGACAGTCTCCATGTACAGCAGTCGCAGCATTCCACGAGCACGGATGTACCATATGGATACTGCAAATGGCTCTGTAAACCAGAGCTTTGTCATGGACGACAATCGCTCGCACATTTCCCATTTTTCGCACATGCCCAATGGCTACTCCTCGAAGGCCCGTTCCACAGCTGACGGCCAGTCACACAGATCCTACTCACAAATGTCCAATAAGTATCGTGGTCTTGGAAACCCTGAAGTTCGCAA comes from the Amblyomma americanum isolate KBUSLIRL-KWMA chromosome 1, ASM5285725v1, whole genome shotgun sequence genome and includes:
- the haf gene encoding leucine-rich repeat and fibronectin type-III domain-containing protein hattifattener, whose product is MCPLPSSQDQRCPGMWLLLSAALALLAASPGVRAKCPWSRDLVDLHADCICAYSSTQRLSVQCSPVNFARLMNALHASAQNVPIDLLHINNSTVEELPDGAFAKLDIQSLHLARCQLRHVSERALLGLENSLASLSLPDNRLEEVPVAALRRLASLRQLDLSSNAIRHVPDGAFSGLPLNTLKLADNELIIADDAFAGLQDSLKNLNLKGTGQERVPRAAAQLTSLAFLDLAQNKIAQLAPEDLGGMHTLTALNLERNRIVKIDADAFAGINDTLSSLSLLNNLLVEFPSQALATLTELRVLDLGFNGIRNLPDDAFANNPFLTLLALDGNPMATIPLEPFRHLNTTLRGISIGGPYLECDCRIRWIAEWIANKDLQVTSRERNPQYCGKPDHFKRRTFAKIEPSEFICNVSTTTTPPPPPTTVSLTTEMETEPAVATSTRSPPTTTPATTTTTTTTTTTTTTTAVPPVEPVITTTVPEPTSVHIDELLVAETTTFREPFVSSSESAADVITYAPELTDAPAPSQRQASDKHVRPLLSSPRNQDNEVPSNKVPLVPHIVNAQRKDSAVTIEWQTEGESPLGFQVVYRLFGEKIYRHGPALRPDQRKYTMQNLPTNECLVVCVVNLQDAQDIGIDDVLPSQCKELKLERYVIAHLDKIIIASSAAVCGIIILAVIIFLCCWRKKQGRSSSPKSRLPLPTSTVHPTVKPTDEWETVSMYSSRSIPRARMYHMDTANGSVNQSFVMDDNRSHISHFSHMPNGYSSKARSTADGQSHRSYSQMSNKYRGLGNPEVRKSQQSLSALSGTHSFLDAHVGQNTRPLANGKKRVLHNGRLASASSMHSLNEYDSDWNARTENWKDNEVDIYVGQSHVAPSHSKYHHR